The Arachis ipaensis cultivar K30076 chromosome B03, Araip1.1, whole genome shotgun sequence region TTCCATCACTCTCAACCAAGTAGTTTATGTCAATCAGAGGGATCGGCACCGGATTAGGATTCTTTACAAGCACATCAACAACAAGGTCTGCCTGGTGAAGATTGATCTTGGGAATGTGGATTGCTTTAACATCTGCACTTGGCTTCCCAAACCCTATAGCCCCCTCAATCTTCTCACCAATGTCATGAATGAAATCCTTCACCTTCTCAATAAATCCACCCTTCTCACCCTCCTCTTTATCATCATCTTTGTGCTTCTCATCCTTAGTACCCCTTTCCACTACTTCCGGCTTGTCAGACGTCGACATGTTTCTAAGCAGAAAACGGTAAACCAATTAGCCTTGGCCAAGATCCAATTGCAGCAgatcaaattcaaaatcaaaataaatccaATTGCAATAGATCATAATCAAATGCAAACAACATTTCAGAACTTAACCAAGTGATTAATCATTTACCAAAATCAAACACTACAACAATCTAGATCACATTCATAGTAGTCAAAAATCCAAACTTCAGATCACTGATCCCCAAACAATGCTGCAAATACTTATTATCCCAGATCAGGGTAGCAGTGtactaaaaacaaaagaagagtAAAAATCATCATGTGATGTCTTCATAGTTCATGAACTTCCGAGTAATCAAACTAGGATTTTTAATCCACAGGATCACAAGGTAAATGCAAGTCAACTAACCAGATCACAAGGCAGCAacaccaaaataaattaaattaaagaaaaaaaattctaaaattaaagtatgaactattgagCTGAGATCATAGAATAAACAGAAGAGTAGTTAAAGAAGTACCTGAAATGAAATCAGTGAAGTGATAaacagagatagagagagagattATCAGTGTGAAGTGAGAAGTGAATGAGTAAGATGGAGAAAAGATGAAGATTTTGTAGGAAAGAAAAAATCAAAGCTTCGAAGAGTGCATCAGAGGATTGAACGGTCAGAGATGTGACGTCGAAAATGTGAAAAATGCAGAGCCGTTGATTTGATTGAAGTCTTAATCTGTATAGTCTTTCAGGGTCACGCCGATGATTAAATCCACCGACCATTCCTTGAATTGTGGGCCCCACGCGGAATGGCCACGTGGCTTGCTTTGTCTAAGGAAGAGAAAACCAACCAGACTCTATGTTATTTTTTTGGGTTAAACTTAAATTTCAtatttactatttcaatcattaATTCATTCATTACAAGATTTTGATTAAAAACCTAAATTTAGTGGAAGTTTAGATTGGACACTTTTACctttaacaaatttttattaatcTATGTTTTTAATTATTCCAATCATTGATTCTTACGTAGTTTTCAATTAAATTAATATGAATAATATTAcacgaaaatttttttttattaattaaatctaaacaagttgatctaatattaataaaaataatttttatcatTTTCACTTANNNNNNNNNNNNNNNNNNNNNNNNNNNNNNNNNNNNNNNNNNNNNNNNNNNNNNNNNNNNNNNNNNNNNNNNNNNNNNNNNNNNNNNNNNNNNNNNNNNNNNNNNNNNNNNNNNNNNNNNNNNNNNNNNNNNNNNNNNNNNNNNNNNNNNNNNNNNNNNNNNNNNNNNNNNNNNNNNNNNNNNNNNNNNNNNNNNNNNNNNNNNNNNNNNNNNNNNNNNNNNNNNNNNNNNNNNNNNNNNNNNNNNNNNNNNNNNNNNNNNNNNNNNNNNNNNNNNNNNNNNNNNNNNNNNNNNNNNNNNNNNNNNNNNNNNNNNNNNNNNNNNNNNNNNNNNNNNNNNNNNNNNNNNNNNNNNNNNNNTAgatatattttttagaaaattatatTGTCTATCCTCAATGTTTTGGATATTGTTTGAAGCTTACTCGCTATATTTAGAAATGTTACAATTTTGCCGTTGTTTACACACAATATTTAGGAATGTTTCAATTTTGCCGTTGTGTTAATATTTTTGGaaaggaaaaacagaaagaaTGTACCTTAGAGTGAATTCAAATTGGACATAcacatttataatttattaaagaGAAAATTTCACTCCCCTCCCCTGCGAGATGTTAAAATGACACTCTCCtctcctctattttataaatgtacattcttCTCCCTTCtgacttttaaaaaacctcctctttaattcattttaaattttttgtgttaactaagaTTAAgtttatccattttttaaaaaaaaaaatacccattagcaaaaattttatttttaatcattaaATTTTGTTTACCTTttgttaaaattataatttaataattaaaaaattattgaaaggtattttagaaaaaaaataatataattattaaattttttttaaaaatacaatttaatcaataaaagaataatttattaaagggtattttggtaagcaaaatttaatgataaaaaataaaatttttgttaatgggtatttttttaaaaataatttattttttttttaaaatggataaaattaacattagttaaaacaaaaagtttaaaatacATTAAAGAGGAAGGTTTTAAAAGTTAGAAAGGAGaaaaatgtacatttataaaatagaaggaagggaagtgtcattttagcatctcgtaGGAGAGGGGAGTGAAATTTTCTCTTTATTAAATTGAGGGTAAAAAGAATATTTtagcaaattaaaatttaactctaaaatcatgAATAAAGTTATTTGTACCAATATAATTGGTCGATACCACCAACgcataaaagaaattaaaaaaaataaagaatgagATAAATAAAAACCCTACATTGGATTCTTTTATGAGTTAAATAAATGTTGTACTAAAATATTGCATAAGAGAGTAGGTAACATGCACATGCCTTAATGTTGCAATCAAATAAGAATAATACTACACATCTaagtttttttataaattaaatttagtcaaattaaataataaaatttaaaataatattaatcataattaatttttgttatgttAAACCAACTTAGTTGGACTTAATCAACAAAAACACTTGGTTGTAGAACATTATTCATCAAATAAATGCAAATAGAATTCTCAAAGTAAATTTTGTCTCTAACTCAAATTATTCAAATACAAATCTATGCTTTTGTAAACTCTTTAACTCACAAAGGCaacaaacaaaaaacaattgcCTTGGTGTTTTGTGAaacaaaatttttatataaaagggGATTCAGACCATAAGGTAAGGTATGAATCATTGTATCCATTAACCACAATAACAACTTAACAAGGCACATTTTTACTATTACACACACTAatactattatttatttttattatacaaTGTAGAAAATTTCATATAATTACATTTTGGAAAATgagaaatcatcatcatcatcatcatcatcatcatgtccCTAAGGGAGCTCTGTCATCTGGTCCAGCAAGCATGATCTGCCATTTTAACCATTTGCCAAGTTAGGAATAGTGAGCAAGATCAGAATTAATGTGAAAATATGACAATTCTCTAGcattaattatataaatataagtTGTTTAATTATACTGCATCATATAGTTTGTGACtcaaatttttaatttggttCTTATAATTTAAAGAATTTTAATGAGctctttaaatcaaataaaacttGTGAGTAATCTAGCCCTTAGGATAACCTAATATTACACACACacccagaaaaaaaaaaactttcataTAATTCAATAGATCATTATCTGATTTTGTAAGATCAAATGTAACAACTTGATCAAAAACAATTTCCCAATGTAAGGAAGGACGTGATTGAAAATTCAAAATCAGTCCCAAGAAATTTTTAGTCCAACACTTCAATCCTCAACAAATTTTAATCATCAAATATTGAAATCAGTCTCTATTGTTATTTAAGACCTTCCACATAGTTTTCTATTTTAAGGATATGGTAAATGCAACACTATAATAGCATCCTTAAGTTTCAGCATTAAGCAATAACTTGTTAAGAAGAACTTACATTACAGTCAAATGCAAACCTCCTTGCAAGCATGATAGCTGCATTTCTTTCTCTCTCGGATTCGAAAGCTAATACGAAAGAGTACCCTTGCTTTGGCTGCCAAAACAGCGCCTGGGCCACGGCATTGCCACCACCTCGAACTCCACAAAGCTACACAAAACAAGATCAAAGCAAGTTGTTTGACCGAATTCCAATTTTTAGTAGAAGTTGGAAAATATAAATCTTGTCATTCTTTGTCAGCAGCATCGGCTATTCAAAATACCTGCATTGAACTTGAATAATATTCTTTAGCAATTGTTGTCTTTCCTTTGCATAGCTTAATCCTCATCTTTCCAACATGAAGTACATGAATTGATTCGGTTGGATGATGTGAACCATTAATCTGAGTTACGACCACCTGCGGAAGCATGAAATACGTAATTATGTAAACGATTTCACGAGAAAAGGAAAttgatttaaaaaaagaaaaataattgaaaggATCATAACACCATACATTAAATTCAGTATCATGTTTTCGCACAAGCGCCTCTACATAGGTTCCCAAACCAGCAGCTGCAGAAGAATACAAAAGCAATTTAAACTCAATTCGATTGTGCACAGAAATATCCACTTGTTGAAACTGATAAAGAAagcaaatttataattataaactCCATAGAAGCAAAAATATTATACTAGAAACGACGATCCAGAATTGAAACCAACCTGGATCTATTGGACCGGTGGTTGATAGTGTGATGTGCTGGCCATCGGAAATAATGTCAACTTGCAATATGCGTCCAACATCAAAAGGTTCGGGGGCATAAATCGATTTAGTTGCTCCTGATGAAGAGAAATTTGAAATATATACGATATGATAAGCAAGTAAGTAATGATATTAATAAtcaaaattacagaaaaaaaacACAATCAACAATTAAGACTGGCTAACTTAATAAGATTAACTAACAGCCATAAAAAAGCAAGTCATGTACCTGAAATAAGTTCTTTTTTGGTGCCATCGGATGACACACGATACCATTGGATTGAACATTTTGAAACTTCAGGAACAATATCGGAGCAAGGCTGAATTTCCAAATAAGAACCTAATGTCTCAGTGCCTTCTAGTTCATAAAATTGTGGAACACTTTCCCCACCTTTCTTTGTCCTTGCCAGCTGAAAAGCATAATTGAGGTTATTTGGTGATACCGTGAAAGAAGCTTATGGTAGAAGACAATCAATCATATATTCCCCTAATTCAATGAAAGAAACTTGTCATCCACTTCAACCAAAAGAATAAGCCCAATGTTGAATCCCATACTCAAATACTTATCTATGAAACTAACTACACCGGTATCCATCACATTTTAGACCTTTTTTGAACATCCCCAAAATACATCTCAAGATCATAGTCTCAACTTGACGAAGAAATATGGAAGATTTACTCGATTCAATATAACATACTGCATAAACTAGCACTACCACCAACTGCCAACATACTGCATGGAACCAGCTATGCGCACTACAATATCACATCTTCAACATGGCATAAGAGGAAGGCGTACCTCCTTTTGAAGTCGAAGATAATGTCTAGTCTTCTCCGAAAGTTGAGCCCTCAATGCTCGAAGTTCATGTTCCATATCCATGACCTACAAGTATATTCAACTAATTCAAACTCTTAATATTTTGTAGAATAATGGTCATAACATATCGCTAATAGTCGATAGTGGAATATACTATCTCTTCTTATAAGTCACCAAAGACAAAGACAGAAATTGATgccatatttaaaatatattatggtGTGGAGCACATTGGGACAAATCAATTTTCTTATCCTAATCCCATTATAGATTAAAGTTTAGAAACATTATTATTTATTACACTATAAAAACCACATGCAAGTACAAAACATTTTCAGTATTTAATGTATACCTTGCTTGGTTGATGTAGCATTTTGATTCTACGAGCCTCTTGAACCTCCTTCATTAATTGTTCGATGTCCTAAAGTTCACATAAACACAACAACCGCTGAGTATACTCGTAAACTTGTAAAGAGATGCACTAGCATTTAACTTTCAAGGGGAAATAACTATGATAGAAGATCAATGGCTAACACTAGCACCAGGGGCATCATGCAACTAATAACAATAACTAACCAAGCACAAAGCAAGACGTTATGTTCAAGCCATCACAAGAAAACGACAAATAATAGAAAGATGGAAGAGGAAAATGCAAGAAACCTTTAAGCAAAAAGATTATTTCTTAAGAAAAATTTCCGGTCTTCCGTTTGTCATTGCCTTTTCAAAGATCAGTAGCCGAAAATATTCATGTGACATGCCTCCGTACAAGTACACATATTTAAACATGTACCAAATTTTCATGAAAATATATGAACAAGAAAATAAGTGTTATCGAGTCTGATGTGTAACGTCACGTTAGGagaaaaaataaatctaaattcaACAATATTAAAGCTTGATAAATGACTAGAAAATATCACAAACCTGGTTCCCTGAAGCGTGAGACATTCTCTCATGTTCTTGAAGTGCCTCTTCAACTCTCTGAACTGCTGCTCTAGCATTCTCAATTTCAGTACGAGCAAAAGCTCTTTCCTCGTCAACAAGTCTCTTAGCATCTTCAGAAGCCTACTAATGAATTGGAAGTCTCAACATTGGACTTTGGAAGTGAAATCGATTCTATTCCTACTTTCTTCTATTTCTAATAAAATTTCTTAAATAGGTCGAAGAAGTTAAGTAGTTGACGTCACCTGCTTAAGGAAATTTGCCAGCTTCTTCACCTCTGCCTTCTCTAGTAATAGTTCCCCTTCCCTCTGAGTTAACTGAATTGCCAGAGCTTCAACCTGAAGAATGCAAAGAATAAGTTACTGTTGCTGCTCTAATCTCTTGAACAATAGCAAACGAGTGAATAAAATGTCACCAAATGAATATTCTGTTTtttaaaacaacaacaacaacaacaaagccttgtcccactaagtggggtcggctacatgaatcaaacggcgccattgtgctctgtcatgtatcatgtctacagagagaccgtttacatgtaagtctcgtttgaccacctcatggatggtcttcttaggtcttcctctgtttttcgccctttgtccatcttccatctcatccaccctcctgactagatgttctatcggtcttcttctcacatgtccaaaccacctgagacgcgattcaaccatctttttcacaatgggtgctactccaactctctcccttatatcttcattccttattttatccaatcgcgtatgaccactcatccatctcaacatcttcatctctgccacactcagcttatgttcgtgctcccctttagtcgcccaacactccgtaccatacagcatagccggtcttatagcagtgcgatagaatttacttaaaggtacttttttgtcgcatataaaaccagatgcactctgccattttgaccaacctgcttggatcctatgatttacatcctgttcaatctctccattatcctgtataatgcatccaagatacttaaaacttttaacttttcgtagggtgttttctccaatctttacctctatattggggttttcccttctcagactgaacttacattccatatattccgtcttgctacggtttatgcgcagaccatacacttttagagcttctctccataactccaacttcttatttaggtcttcccttgactcccCCACAAGGATGATATCatcagcaaaaagcatgcaccatggcacaggctcttggatgtgctctgtgagtacttccaagactaatgtgaaaaggtatggacttaaggatgatccctggtgtaatcctataccaatagggaattcttctgtcacaccaccttgagtcttcacactagttgtggccccatcatacatgtctttaattgcccgaatatatgcgatccttactctcctcttttctaaaaccttccataagacctcccttggtaccctatcatacgctttttccaaatcaataaacaccatatgtagatcccttttattattacgatacctctccatcatccttcttaataggtatatcgcttcagtggtagatcttcctggcataaatccaaattggttctctattacttgtgtctcttttctcaacctccgttctatcaccctttcccataacttcatagtatgactcataagcttaatccctctatagttttcgcaactttgtatatcccccttattcttgtaaatAGGTACCaatgtgctctttctccactcatcaggcatcttctttgaccttaaaatctcattaaaaagcttggttaaccagttgatgcctttttctccaagacccttccaaacctcaatcgggatattatcaggtcctactgccctgccatttttcatctgctttagagcctcttttacttcgaagtctcgaatccttcgataatagtcaaagttttgatcttcttcctttgtgcataatcgaccaaggctcggaggagtcttctgtccctcattaaataactcgtagaagtaactcttccacctttcattaatcttctcctcttgagccaacacctctccatccttatcctttatgcacttaacctgatccaaatctctcgttcttctttcccgaCTCTTTgcaattctatatatacctttttctccttctttcgtgcccaaagactggtagagaccctcatatgctcttgttcttgcttcacttacagccacttttgtctctttcttagccgccttatatttttcccagttatctgcattacggcataaagaccactctttaaagcattccctttttatctttatcttttcttgtatactcgcattccaccaccaggactctttgtctcttggtcctattcctttagattcaccaaaactttcttttgctattcttctaataacttctgccatcttcctccacatctctttcgcgcttccattcccatcccactttgcctcttctcctacccgtcttaggaagcttctttgttcctcacctttcatccaccaccacctcgtccttgggttcttcgtatgatgttttttcctcaacttttgctcaacgcgaaaatccatgacgaacaccctatgttgtgttgtcaaactctctcccgggataattttacagttaatgcaaaatttcctAAAATATTctgttttttaaaaaatgaaactTTTTCATTGGGGATGTTGAGCAACATATTTCTATTAGAGGATAAACAACACTCTAAATTCCCAATGAAAATATGAGCAAATATGAGCATTCATTTATTATATAGAAATGAAAATGAAGTATTTGTCTTTCCCTttactcaaaaataaataaataaataaaaacgatAACTAACCATAGCAATAGCTTCCTCTACATCATCCTTGTTTCTGCCTGCCACACGCCCTTTTAAGGATTCAAGTGCATCTCTAAGCTTCTTCAAAAGAACATGTTTTTCCAATGATGCTGCTTCTCTAAGTCTAGCCTGAATTTCACCAGCCAACAAAAAATTCAGCTAAAATAAAGCAGACGAACTTTATCAGAAAGCAAACTATGATCAGTGGTTACTGATTAGTTGAAAACTTAAAAGAATACAAACCATAtgaaattgaacaaaaaaaaacgaagaaaacaTGAGTATATTCCTATGGATAAACAACGTTTAACAAATTGAGCTTAAGAGAAAGAAGAGTAACCTCTTCGGACAACTTAGCAGCAGCAGCTAAACCCCTCTCAAACTTACTGGCAAGGTCGCGAACCGATAGACGGTTTTGCTGTTCCAACAGCTGGGCAGTCTCACGCGCAACAACCTCCTTCATAGACAGTACTTTCGGGTCTTCCTTCGTCTCCATAATCTGATTGTTGGCTCCAATTCTGTAGTTAGGGAACCTACTTGAAGTAAACACCACATCAGAGGACACTGCAGGCACTGCCTCTTTCTGCATTGTATCACCAAAATCTCGAGTCACCCTTGTCATTTTTTGCAATCAGTTCCAACTGCCAATCACAAAAACACAAACTTTAGCTAAAATTACTGAGTAAACCATAGTTTAATGGAAGAAATTCATTGTTTTTCACATACATATGAAAACcaaaatacaaaaacaacaaCACAAACACATACCAGACTATATAATAACTAGAGAAACATATGATAAAACTACCCTCTAAGGTTTAAGGTCAATTGAAGTCAAAGTAAACTCTTTTGAAAAAGGaactaaagtctaaaccctaatccTCCTTCTTTAACTACTTTTCTTCTAGTTTGAGTTGAAGCAATTAGCAGAAAAactgacccaaaaaaaaaaagaaaaaaaagaaaactttCACTTACAAATCATGAGAAGATGAAAATGGGGAAGCTAGCTTGTGATTCTTCTTGCAAGATCAGTTGGCAGAAGGGGCTTGCTCCAAGTTGGGTATCAAACAAAACAAGaggttgagagagagagagagagagagagagagaataaggCATAGAGAGAAAAGAGGGTAGCTTTGCTTTTTttgaaaagaaggaaaaaaaaataaaaaatgagaaagaaaagagagagagaatgcaAAAATGTTGTGCCGCCCATGGAAGGTTTAGGTGGGACCCATCCCCTAGTTTTGGGAATTTAGTATCAAGGTTTTGGTGTTTGTCTTTGAGATCCCTTCAATGTTTGTTGTGTTGTGTTCTTGTGTTGGCTGATTTTGTGACCAAACACACTTCAATTTAACTCCTTGCTTGCTTCTTTCATGTACTTAGCTTTATATATTTGTGGATTATTTATTATTAGCTGCACTTTCATCCTTAAAAATCTTTAAACATTCCGCTTCttattattaattaaacaaaaattttgtttttttatttattatattttatattaattgtttaaaaattatttattatattttatataattatttaaatttaaaatttcaaaactaaagTTTAAAAGATTGAAANNNNNNNNNNNNNNNNNNNNNNNNNNNNNNNNNNNNNNNNNNNNNNNNNNNNNNNNNNNNNNNNNNNNNNNNNNNNNNNNNNNNNNNNNNNNNNNNNNNNNNNNNNNNNNNNNNNNNNNNNNNNNNNNNNNNNNNNNNNNNNNNNNNNNNNNNGTACATCTTT contains the following coding sequences:
- the LOC107629070 gene encoding stomatal closure-related actin-binding protein 1 isoform X1 → MTRVTRDFGDTMQKEAVPAVSSDVVFTSSRFPNYRIGANNQIMETKEDPKVLSMKEVVARETAQLLEQQNRLSVRDLASKFERGLAAAAKLSEEARLREAASLEKHVLLKKLRDALESLKGRVAGRNKDDVEEAIAMVEALAIQLTQREGELLLEKAEVKKLANFLKQASEDAKRLVDEERAFARTEIENARAAVQRVEEALQEHERMSHASGNQDIEQLMKEVQEARRIKMLHQPSKVMDMEHELRALRAQLSEKTRHYLRLQKELARTKKGGESVPQFYELEGTETLGSYLEIQPCSDIVPEVSKCSIQWYRVSSDGTKKELISGATKSIYAPEPFDVGRILQVDIISDGQHITLSTTGPIDPAAGLGTYVEALVRKHDTEFNVVVTQINGSHHPTESIHVLHVGKMRIKLCKGKTTIAKEYYSSSMQLCGVRGGGNAVAQALFWQPKQGYSFVLAFESERERNAAIMLARRFAFDCNIMLAGPDDRAPLGT
- the LOC107629070 gene encoding stomatal closure-related actin-binding protein 1 isoform X2; protein product: MTRVTRDFGDTMQKEAVPAVSSDVVFTSSRFPNYRIGANNQIMETKEDPKVLSMKEVVARETAQLLEQQNRLSVRDLASKFERGLAAAAKLSEEARLREAASLEKHVLLKKLRDALESLKGRVAGRNKDDVEEAIAMDIEQLMKEVQEARRIKMLHQPSKVMDMEHELRALRAQLSEKTRHYLRLQKELARTKKGGESVPQFYELEGTETLGSYLEIQPCSDIVPEVSKCSIQWYRVSSDGTKKELISGATKSIYAPEPFDVGRILQVDIISDGQHITLSTTGPIDPAAGLGTYVEALVRKHDTEFNVVVTQINGSHHPTESIHVLHVGKMRIKLCKGKTTIAKEYYSSSMQLCGVRGGGNAVAQALFWQPKQGYSFVLAFESERERNAAIMLARRFAFDCNIMLAGPDDRAPLGT